ATTTTTACGGCTTTACTTGCTTTGGCTAGTGCGGCACCACCACCAATGACGATACCTTCGTCCACAGCTGCTTTGGTTGCAGAGAGTGCATCATCTACTCTGTCTTTCTTCTCTTTCATTTCAGTCTCAGTAGCCGCACCGACCTTGATGACCGCTACACCGCCTGAAAGTTTTGCCAGTCTCTCCTGGAGTTTTTCTTTGTCGTATTCGCTTGTGGTATTTTCCACCTGCACCTTGATCTCGGCTACTCTTGCTTCAACTGCAGCACTGTCGCCTTTACCGTCCACGATAACAGTATTGTCTTTGTCTATGACCACGCGTGCTGCCTGTCCAAGGTCATCAAGTGTCGCCTTGTCAAGGCTGAGTCCAAGTTCTTCGGTGATGACGTTCGCTCCCGTGAGGATGGCGATGTCTTTGAGCATCTCTTTCTTTCTGTCTCCAAAGCCGGGAGCTTTAACGGCAGCGATATTGAGTACGCCTTTGAGTCTGTTGAGTACCAGTGTTGCCAGGGCTTCACCTTCAAGGTCATCAGAAATGATGAGCAGCGGTCTTCCACTCTGCTGAATTTGCTCAAGGACAGGGATCAGGTCTTTGAGGGACGTGATTTTCGAGTCCGTGATGAGTAAGAGCGGATTTTCCATCTCGCAGGTCATCTTCTCCGTGTTGGTCACAAAGTAGGGTGAGAGGTAGCCTCTGTCGAACTGCATACCTTCAACCACTTCAAGGTCATCATTGATCCCTTTTGCCTCTTCAACAGTGATAACACCGTCTTTTCCTACCCTCTCCATCGCTTCGGCAATAAGGTTACCGATGGTCTCGTCAGAGTTTGCGGAAATCGTCGCTACCTGTGCGATCTCTTTTTTGTCTTTGACCTCTTTGGAGATCTTTTTGAGCTCATCGATGATCGCTGCACTGGCTTTGTCCATACCTCTTTTCACTTCGATGGGGTTGGCGCCGGCCGTGATGTTTCTCAATCCCTCTTTGAAGATAGAGTGTGCCAGTACGGTTGCAGTTGTTGTACCGTCACCCGCTTCATCGGCTGTGTTGCTTGCCACCTCTTTGACCAGCTGTGCACCCATGTTTTCCAGTGTATCGTCAAGTTCGATCTCTCTGGCTACGCTCACACCGTCTTTTGTGATGTGGGGGGCACCAAAGCTTTTTTGAATGAGAACGTTACGCCCTCTTGGTCCCATAGTCACTTTTACGGCATCTGCCAATTTCGTGACACCTTCGAACAGTCCGTTTCTTGCTTTGTCTGAAAAAAATATTTCTTTTGCCATCTTCTATCCTTTTATGTAGTTCTTATTAGATTATTTTAAATGTTATACGAGTATTCCAAAGATGTCGGAGCTCTCCATTATGAGAAACTCTTCTCCATCCAGGATGATCTCATTTCCGGAATATTTTCCGAATACGACAGTGTCGTCCACATTGATATCTTCAACTTCGCTGCCTACAGCGATCACTTTACCTTTTGACGGTTTCTCTTTTGCATTATCAGGTATAATGATTCCTGAAGCCGTTGTATTGGCCTCTTCAACTCTTTGGATCAAAAGTCTGTCACCTAATGGCTTAAAATTCATGATATCTCCTTACGATTTATAATTTATGTAATGCAATCATACAAAAAAATGTCTGTTTTGTCAATAGTCTTTAGTCATTATCACTAAAGTTTTTTAACAAATATCTTTAAGATATATATTGAATTCATTTTGTAAATGTTGTATAATCTTTTTAAAAATCAATAAAGGAGATAGTATATATTATGGAAAAAAAACAAAAAAAAGTAGTACTCTTCACTACACCGACGTGTAAATGGTGTACGACGGCAAAAAACCACCTGAAATCACACGGCATCAAATTCAAGGTCATTGACATTTCAAAAGACCAGAAAGCGGCAAAAGACTGTGAACAGCATGGGTGCAGAGGAGTTCCTGTTTATCTGATCGGCTCACAATGGATCTGCGGATTCGATCAGAAAAAAGTGGAAAAAGTGTTAAATTTATGATTTTTTTAAAAAACTATTGACAATAAAGCAAACTTTAGCTAAAATTCCGGTCTCTTCATTAGTGGCAAGATAGCTCAGTTGGTTAGAGCGCTGCTCTCATAAGGCGGAGGTCCGGGATTCGAGTTCCCGTCTTGCTACCACTTAGAACACTTTTTAAACCCCATGAGTCTTATCTATCTACTTTCAAAATTTTTTAAAATATCGTACATCAATCTTCTATCTGATTAATTTTAATCAGACTCTATTTCTTTTTACTCTATAATTCCCCTAACATAAACCACATATCAGGCAAGACTCATGATAGACTTAAAATACCTCCAGAACAACTTCGATGAAGCAAGTACAAAATTGCAAAAAAAAGGTGTGGATACAGCAATACTTGAACATCTGCAAAACCTTTTTAAAACACTCAAAGAGGCCAACGCAAAACTCGAAGCAGCTAAGGCAGAACAGAACAGTATGTCCAAACTCTTTGGGCAGTATAAGCGCGAAGGGAAGGATATTACTGAACTTAAGGCAAAGGTCGATGCAAATAAAGAGGCGATGGTACCTCTGCAGGAGAAGGCAAGAGAAGCAGAGGCATCCCTGTATGAAGTAGCACTGGCTATCCCGAACTTTCCTGACGATTCTGTTCCAGAAGGTACCGATGAAGAGGACAATGTTGAACTGATCAAAGTACTTGAACCGAAAAGTTTCGACTTTGAACCGTTGGAACACTGGGCACTGGCGGAGAAAAATGGCTGGATCGATTTCGAACGCGGTGTAAAATTGGCAAAAAGCCGCTTTTCTGTTTTACGTGGTGAGGCTGCAAGGCTTGAAAGAGCGCTGATCAACTTCTTTCTTGATACCAACACAGAAAGAGGCTTTGAAGAGCTTTGTGTGCCGTTTATGAACAATGCCCAGATGCTTCAGGGAACGGGACAGCTTCCAAAATTTGAAGATGATCTCTTCAAAATAGAAGATGAGGATCTCTACCTGATCCCTACGGCGGAAGTACCGTTAACAAATATGTATAATGATGAGATCCTTTCGGAGAGTGAACTGCCTGTACTCATGACAGGCTATACTCCCTGTTTTCGAAAAGAGGCAGGTTCAGCCGGACGTGATACACGAGGGATGATCCGCCAGCACCAGTTCGACAAGGTAGAAATGGTTGCTATTGCCCACCCTGACAAGAGTGACGAAGTCTTTGATATGATGGTACAGAATGCTTCGGATATCCTGACGGCACTTGGCTTGCCGCATAGGGTAGTGGAACTTTGCGGAGGGGACCTCGGTTTTTCGGCGTCAAAGACCATCGACCTTGAAGTGTGGCTTCCGGGGCAGAACAAATACCGGGAAATTTCTTCCATCTCCAATACCAGGGATTTTCAGGCAAGACGTGCGAAGATCAGGTTTAAAGACAACAAAAAGAACAGGCTGGTCCATACGTTGAACGGTTCGGCACTTGCCGTAGGGCGTACGCTGATCGCAATCATGGAGAATTATCAGAATGAAGACGGGACGATAGAGATTCCGGAAGTGTTAAAAAAATATATGTAGGGTGTGCAATTGCACACCAATTTAAATATGATCAAAAATATAACACAATTATTTATATATGAGGTGTGCAACTGCACACCCTACGCAAAAATATAATCATATTGTTTTCGAACTGTCACTGTGACGTGATTTCAATTTCCCTTCCATGCTCAAGTAGCTGTTGAGTGCACCTATATAGGCTCTGGCAGAGGCCAGCATCGTATCGATATTCAATCCGTGCCCTATAATGGCAGGTTCTCCGTTGAAGGATACTTTGACTGTCACGTTTGCAAGAGCATCTTTTCCCTTGCTGACCGATTTGACCTTATAGTCCAACAACTGACCGTCATAGCCGGATATACGGTCAATGGTCTTGAAAATGGCATCCATAGTCCCGTCACCGATACTCGCATCAATGATCTCATTGTCATCTTTCTTGATGCTTACCGCCGCTGAAGGCATACCATTGGAGCAGTCCATCAACTGCAGAGAGATCAATTCGAAAATCTTCGGAGCAGAGGTCATCTCGTTGGTGACCAATGCTCTCAAGTCATCATCGTAGATATCTTTTTTCCTGTCCGCAAGTATCTTGAAACGCTCGAAAGAACTGTTCAATGCTTCATCTGTCAATGTAAAGCCCAGTTTGCTCAATTTGTCCTTGAATGCTGCACGGCCCGAATGTTTACCCAGGACCAGAGTGTCTTCCATATCCAAACCGATATCTGCGGGACGGATGATCTCGTAGGTCTCTTTGTTCTTTAGCATACCGTCCTGGTGTATGCCGCTCTCATGGGCGAAAGCATTTTTTCCGACGATCGCCTTGTTCGGCTGTGGTTCGATACCTGTGATGCTTGCGATCAAACGGCTGGAAGGGTAGATCTCTTTAGTGTTGATGTTTGTTTCAAAGCCCTTAAAGACATCCTGTCTGGTTCTCAATGCCATGACGATCTCTTCCAATGCGGCATTCCCGGCGCGTTCACCCAAGCCGTTTATGGTACATTCAACCTGTCTGGCACCGTTGATGACGGCTTCAAGCGAGTTGGCCACACCCAGGCCCAAATCATTATGGTTGTGCACGGAGATGATAGCACGCCCTTTGACATATTCGCTCATCTCTTTGACCATGGCACCGATCTCGAAGGGAAGTCTGAAGCCTACGGTGTCGGGCAAGTTGATGGTCGTAGCACCTGCTTGGATGACCGCATCGGATATCTCTTTCATGAAGCCTATGTCTGAGCGTCCGGCATCTTCACAGGAGAACTCTACATCCTCAACGAAAGTACGGGCGTACTCTACCGCTCTGACCGCTCTTTTGATGACTTCGTCAGGAGACATTTTCAGTTTGTGTTCCATATGTATCTTTGAAGTCGCGATGAAGGTATGGATACGCTTCATTCTGGCTTTGGCCACCGCTTCGCCTGCTGCTTTGACATCCGAGTCTATCGCTCTTGCCAAAGAACAGACAGTAGAGTTGCTTACACGCTGTGCGATCTTTTCAATGGCGTCAAAGTCTCCCGGGCTTGCTGCTGCGAATCCTGCTTCGATAATGTCCACCCCTAAACGCTCCAACTGCGCCGCGATCTGGATCTTCTCTTCTGTGTTCATGGAAGCCCCGGGACTCTGTTCACCGTCTCTCAATGTTGTGTCAAATATTTTAATGGTCTCTTTGTTCATTATATTTACCTTGAAAATGATAAGAACGCCTAAAACGAAACTGTTTTCGTAAGCTTGCTGATGAAGTAAACTTGGCGTTAGCGCAGCCCGCATAGAACTTTGTTCTGTGGCATTGCATAAATGGTAGTCTAATTTTACCGAAATAGTGGTTAATTAGAAATGCGTTGTGTATATTTAAAATATGGGAATTAGAGTGAGAGAAGTAGGAGGAGTCTGTCAACTTGTGTGAAAATGGTTCTGTTTCTTGTGTATGTTTTCATAATGTACTCCTGTAATTTTTGGAAAGTATATCCAAAATCCTGTAAAATAGCAAGGGATAAAGATTATCTTTTAAAATGAATTTTACGGATGTTATAGGTGTAAAGTGCGCGAATCGGTCCATACAGTACATAGAGAAGAATGATCAAAGCAAATCCTTCTGTAGAGAAAAGGTAAAGCAGGGAGGTGGCAAGCACCAGGGTGATCATGGTCTTAAAAAGCATCGGTCTGTCAAGCTGTATTTTCTTGAAAGAGGGATAGCGAAAATTGCTGACCATCAAAAGGGAAATACCAAGACAAAGAAACAGAAGTAAGATACTGTAGTTTTCCAGTGCATATTTATGAAAAAGAAGTATCCACATCGAGATAAAGATCGCGGCTGTTGGAATGGGCAAGCCAATGAAAACATTGGGATCTGCTTTGGCTGTGCAGATGTTGAAACGTGCCAGACGAATGGCACCGAAGATGACATAAAGCGCCGATACCAGTATTCCGAAACGTCCAAACTCGTTCCCTGTGAAAAAATAGAGCAGCATGGCCGGTGCGATACCGAAAGAGATGATGTCGGCAAGTGAGTCGAACTCCACTCCGAACTGGCTGGTGGTATTGGTCATACGGGCAACACGTCCGTCCAGGCCGTCAAAGACCAGTGCAAGCAGGATCAGCCATGCGGCAGAGTTGAAATCTTCTTTACTGGCTTCAACAATACTGAGTACACCGATAAAGATACTGCTTGCGGTAAAGAGATTCGGCAGTAGGTAGATCAGCTTTATGTTGCGTTTCATCTAGGCTTCTTTGTTGTTATCACTCTCTTCGGATATCTCTTTTTTTAATGCTTCTTCTTTTTTTTCTGCCTCTGCTTTGTTTTTGGCGACCTTGTCTTTATGGGCAAGACGGCTAGGCATACCTTTTTCTTTTTCGTACTCTTCGATGATCCTGCGGACTGTTTTTCCTTCGATCACTTCCGTTCCCAAAAGTTCTTTGGCCATATTGTCGATAGCGCCATAATAATCCTGGAGTGTTTCCTTTACATAGCCGTAGCGTTCGTTCAGAGTGGATTTGATATAGCTGTCCATAGCCTCAGCTGTCTTATCACTGTAATCGGTCGATACCGCTCCGGCACCGAGGAAAGAGTTTTGACTGCGGGAAAGGACCATGAGCCCGGCTACATCGGTCATTCCGTACACTGAGACCATATCTTTTAAGATGGCAGTAGCACGGTCAAGGTCATTTCCTGCTCCCGTAGAGATCTCTCCAATGAATACATCTTCAGCCGCGCGTCCGCCAAGGAGTACATCGACTTCTGCCATCAGTTCATGTTTCTGTTTCAGAAAACGCTCTTCATCTTCGGGAAGATGCAGCGTATAGCCAAGTGCGCCCAGCCCGCGTGGGATGATGGAGACCTTGGTGACACGGGTAGCGCCTTCGCTGAGTTCAGACATGAGTGCATGTCCGCTCTCGTGATAGGCAACGATCTTCTTTTCCGTCTCGTTGATCTTGCGATTCTTTTTCTCAAGTCCTACAAAGGAACGTTCAATGGCTTCAAGCAAGTCTGACTGTTCGATCTGTTTCTTGTTCTGGCGTCCCGCAAGCAGGGCCGCTTCATTGATAATGTTGGCAAGATCGGCCCCGGCCAGCCCGGCAGTCTGTTTGGCAACGATTTCAAGATCGACATTGGGAGCGAGTTTGACATCTTTAGAGTGTACTTTGAGGATAGCTAAACGACCTTCATAATCAGGTTTATCTACAAGTACCTGTCTGTCGAAACGTCCTGCTCTAAGTAAAGCAGCATCAAGTGTTTCCGGCCTGTTGGTGGCTGCAAGTACGATGACAGGGGTATCGGTTCCGAAGCCGTCCATTTCTGCAAGAAGCTGATTGAGGGTTTGTTCTCTCTCGTCATTTCCGCCCATTTGTCCCCCACTTGCACGGCTTTTACCGATGGCGTCGATCTCATCGATGAAGATGATGGAAGGTGCTTCTTTCTTTGCCTGTGCAAAAAGGTCACGCACACGGCTGGCACCGACCCCGACGAACATCTCTATGAATCCGGAACCGCTTACGGAGAAGAACGGTACCGAGGCCTCTCCCGCCACCGCTTTGGCAAGCAGGGTCTTACCGGTACCCGGAGGGCCCACAAGCAGGACCCCTTTGGGGATCTTGGCGCCGAGTTCTATGTACCGTTCCGGGAATTTGAGGAAATCGACGATCTCTTTGACTTCGTCTTTTGCCTCTTCTACTCCCTGGACATCGTCAAAACGTGTATCGGGTTTCTCGGAGTTGATGAGTTTATCGGCTTTTCCTGCTCCCAGAATGCCTCCCCCCATACCTTTACTCATCTTTTTGGCAAGGAAGATCCAGATAGCGAAGAAGATGAGGATAGGCAGCATCATGCTGATCAGTTCAGAAAAGAAACCGTTACCCACCACACCTTCGTAGGCGATACCTTTTTTGTCAAGCAGTGGAATGAGGTCTCTGTCGTATGTTGGGACATTCTGTGCCACATAGCGGACTTTACGCCCGTTGTCCTCAATGATCGCTTCGACCATTGAGGGAGTCAATTTGACACTTTTAACCGCTCCCTCTTCGATTCTCTTCTTGATCTCCGAATATTTTACCTGTTTTGTCTGCGCTACACCCTGTGTATTCATCATAGTGCCGAGACTGTCTCCTTCACCGACGAAGGATTTGAAGATCAGGATGATGACAATGGAGAAGATCGCAAAGGCGAGCAGGGGATTGTCATTGAAAAAGTTGTTATTATTGTTTTGCTTATTATCATTGTTATTGTTTGGATTAGCCATTTATTTTTTCCTTTTTGTAGACGAGTGTTACCCATTCGTCTTTTAGGGTTCTTTTTTCTAAAGTCAGATCTTGAAAAGATGCTTTTACCAGTTCTTCTTTTTTATCTAAAATACCTGAAAGTATCAGGTATCCACCTTCTTGTACTGCGGCTTTAAGATCCTTGGAGATGAATCTTAACACATCTGCAATGATATTGGCGATGACCACATCATACGTACCTTCAGCTTTATCGATAGAGCCTTCCCAGAGTTTGTCGTACTGCGCTTCATTGAGCTTGAAGTTCTCTTTGCAGCTTTTAACTGAAAGTGGGTCGGTATCACACAATTCGACAGTGGCACCCAGTTTTTTTGCCGCAAGACCCAAAATACCTGAACCGCAACCGACATCGATGATGCGGTCTCCCTCTTTGACAGTTTCACTGATCGCTTCAAGACAGGAGAATGTCGTGGCATGATGACCGGAACCAAAGGCCAACGCAGGGTCTATTTTAATGTTGATGAATCTCTCTTTTGGTTCGTACCAGCTGGGAAAGATATAGAACTTTCCCGCTTCAATAGGCTGAATGGACTCCTGATAACTCTTGATCCAGTCAATATTCTCTTTCTCTTCCAAGTTGAAATCCATATGGATGTCACTCTCAAGCTCATCCTGTAAGGCTACCAGTGCATCTTTAACGAAAGTTAAATCAGACTCGCTTCGTATGACGATCTTCCCTGTACCGAACTCCAAGCCTTCATCATGGATATTCATAATGTAATCAGAAATAAGATCGACATACTGATCATCCAGAGTAATCGTCAGTTCATAATACTTATCCTGCATTTACAGTCCTAAACGCTTCTTCGAGGTCGAGGGTACCTTCATAGAATGCTTTGCCGACAATAGTGCCGTCAATGCCTGCTTCAATGAGCGCATTGATATCCGTCATATCTTTCAATCCGCCGCTTGCGATGGTCTCCAGTCCGGAGGCTTCCTTAATGGCAAGAGTGAAGTCAATGTTCACACCGGTCATCATCCCGTCGCGTCCCACATCGGTACAGATAATGGCTTCAACACCGGCATCGGCGAATTCCTTTGCAAGGTCGGTGGCTTTCATATCGGACACTTCTCCCCAGCCTTCGACTGCAACCATGCCGTCAATCGCATCGATACCGACAACGATCGGGTATTTGGCTGCCATCTCTCTGACGAATTTCGGGTCTTTGACCGCAATGGAACCGAGAATGAGTCTGTCGATGCCGAGATCAAGATACATTTTGATGGTCTCTTCATCCCTGATCCCTCCTCCAAGTTCAAGTTTGAGGTTGCAGTTCTCCCTGATCTTCTTGATCTGTTCAAGGTTTTCAGGTTTTCCGGCAAAGGCACCGTTAAGGTCGACAAGGTGTACCCATTCGCTTCCGAGTTCTTCAAAACGCTTGGCAACTTGCCAGGGTTCATCACTGTAGATCTTGGCGGACTCCATGAGCCCTTTGCTTAGTCTGACTGCTTTTCCGTCTTTTAAATCAATAGCGGGCAATATTGTCATTGTTTTCCTTCGTAGGGTGCATAATCACGCACCGTATTATGATTTTGTAAAATTTTCTATGATCTTCAAACCGTTCTCATGGCTTTTTTCCGGGTGTGGCTGAATACCGTATATATTCCCGTTCTGTACGGCTGAAACAAACTCGTATCCGTAATGTGTTTTTCCTATAGCATACCTGTCATCACAGACAGCATGGAATGAATGTACAAAGTAAAGATAGATTTCTTGAGGCAGTCCTTCAAATATAGGTGTTTCTTTTTGCACAAAAAGCTCATTCCATCCCATATGCGGCACTTTCTGGGGATGATCGAACTTGTTTTCATCAAAAGCCACCACTTTCCCGGGGATGAGACCAAGACCTTCTGTTTTGCCAAATTCCTCGGAACTCTCAAAAAGCAGCTGCATTCCCAGACAAATACCCAACAGCGGTTTTTCGGAAGCCGCAAATACTTTGACTGCTTCATCCATACCGTTACTTTTCAAATGCGCCATCGCATCACCGAAAGCCCCCACACCGGGGAGAATGAGTTTGTCATATTGCTGCAGTTTGGAAGGATCGCTTTCCAGCCTGGCATCCGCACCCACTTTTTTGAATGCATTGATGACAGAGGCAAGGTTCCCCATATTGTAGTCGACGATACCGATCATGATTTGGTATTCCTTGTTGAGTTAAATAACTGTGATTATAGCCAATTAAATTGAAAGAGGTTATCCACCTTTAGGATATTTTGATAAAATGATACAAATTCAAGGTTCCCTAAAAATAAGGCAGTGTATGAAAGTTGCGATCGTAAAACTCTCCGCTATGGGTGATATTATTCATGCAATGGCGGCACTGCAATTTATGAAAGCGTATGATCCTTCCCTCCGGATCGACTGGATCGTGGAAGAGGTCTTTGCTCCGATACTTGAACACAACCCTGATATCGACCATATCCTGCCCGTGAATTTGAAAGGTTTGAAAAAAAAACGTAGGCAATTTCTGTCTGAAGTGCAAAAAGTTCGTGAATATGCCACAAACAATTATGATGTGGTCATCGATGCGCAGGGGCTTATCAAATCGGCCATTGTTTCAAGAATGCTTGGCAGTACAACAGGTTTTGACAGGCACTCCATCCGTGAAAGTATGGCCGCATTCTTCTATGGTAAGACTTTTTTCATACCTTATGAAATGAATGTGATAGAAAGGAATATGAAATTGATGATGCAGGCAATAGGCAGCAGTGATGAATCTGTTTCGTTGGCACAAAAAAAGCCCTTTTTGTTTTTTACCGAGGAAAACAGGCAAAAAACAGTTCCTTTTTTGGAACAGGAGGATAAAAATATTGTCTATATTCTGGGTTCGAGCTGGGAAAGCAAGATCTATCCACGGGAGAAATTTTTGGAAGTGATCAAACAATTGACAGGGAACCATCTGTTGGTATGGGGAAATGAGAGTGAGAAGAAAAGCGCGGAGTATATTGCACAGCATAGCGAAGCGAAGGTATTGCCGGAAATGACACTGAATGAGCTTAAAGCATTGATTGCTTCATCCGATCTGGTCATAGGCGGTGACAGCGGCCCTACACATATGGCCTGGGCACTCAATCGGCCAAGCATCACCCTTTTTGGCCCTACACCGGCCAAGCGGAATACTTTGGAGACAGAGTTCAACAGGGTACTGGATTGCGGCAAGGCAATAGACCCAAAACGGTTGGACAGAGAAGATCTCTGCATTGCAGATATCCCGGTTGATCAAGTGGTGATTTTGGCAAAGGAGTTGTGTAAATGAAAGATCTCTTGTATCTGGGTGTGTTCAATCTTTTCAAATTCTTTGTCTGGATCATTCCTGACCGTTTGCTGGTTTGGCTGATGAGAGGTTTTTCCTACCTTGTTTACATCGTCGACAGGAAGCACAGGAAGATAGCTAAAGTCAATCTTGACCTTGCATACGGAAATACATTGACAGAAGCAGAAAAAGAGCATATTGTCAGAGAATGCTACTTTTATCTGGCAATGACACTGGCGGATTTTGTCAAGAACCAGGGGATCTCGAGGGAAAGACTGCTTTCGAAGGTCACTTTTAAAAATTCGTATATTCTTGAGGATGCACTGAAAGAGGGCAGAAAAGTGATCCTTGTGACAGCCCATTACAGTAACTGGGAACTGGTGGCACTCTCAATCGCTGCCAAATTTGGTCCATTGACAGGAGTGGGAAGAAAACTTGATTCGCCTACCATGGATGAAATTCTTAACCAGAACCGTCAACAGTTCGATATAGAGATGCTTGATAAAAAAGGTGCGATGAAATCCATGATACAAGCTTTGAAACATAATCGCATGCTTGGATTGCTGGTCGATCAGAATACGAGTGAAAATGAAGGTGTGTTGATAGACTTTTTTGGAAAACCGGTCAGACATACACCTTCTGCAGCTATTTTAAGCAGGCGTTTTGATGCGGTGATCATTCCGGTTTTCATTACGACAGAGGATCACAAGCACTACGAATTGACATTTTATGATCCGATACAAACAGAAAAAACAGAAGACAAAGAGGGAGATATCCTCCGTTCGGTACAGCAACAGGCCAATATTACGGAAGAGATCATCAGAAAAAAGCCCGAAGAGTGGTTTTGGCTGCACCAGCGATGGAAGAACCAGTTTGAGAAATATTATGAATAGTGCTATGATGAACATATTGCCAAAATTGAAAAGTGAACAACTTGGATCATGGTTAGTGATCTTGTATGCTTTTACTTTACCAATTTCCGTAGCGATCAATAATATATTTGCAGCATTCATCTTACTTTTCTGGCTTTTGAAGGGAAATTATAAACAGACGTGGCAATTGATCAAAGACTCTAAAGTATTACAGGCATTTTTACTTTTTTTCCTGCTTCATATCGTAGGGTTGCTTTGGACGGAAGATTTCTCCTGGGGACTGCATATGATCAAAAAGGAATGGATGTTCCTTTTTGCCCCTATAATTATGAGTCTGGTCAAAAAAGAACATATCCGTTACTATGTTTCTGCCTTTTTGCTTGCTATGACGCTATCTGAGATTATCTCCTATCTGATCTGGTTCAAAGTTATTCCCCCCATTTTTCATGCAAGCGTATATGATCCTACACCTTTTATTCATCATACTTCCTATAATCCCCTCCTGGCAGTTGCTATCTATTTGATGGGGTATTTTATTCTGTTTGACAAAACATTAAATATCAAAGAGAAAGCTGTACTTGGATTATTTATTGTGACGATGAGCATCAATATGTTCATTACGGGAGGGAGGGCAGGACAGGTCGGCTATCTTGTTGCCGTTATCATACTTTTTTTTCAATATTTCGATAAAAATTTTTTCAAAGCCCTTTTGGTTTCTTTCTTGGTAGTCGGAGGTGTTTCTCTTACAGCCTATTTTGGCAGTCAGATCTTTCAGGATAGAATTAAGCTGGCGGTCAGCCAGATAGAAAATTTTGATTCTGATACGAATAGCAGTGTAGGTTTGCGAATTAATTTTGCGATCAATACGCTTGAAATGATCAAAGAGGACCCGCTTATAGGGGTGGGGACCGGGGATTTTAAAAAACGTTATGAAGAGATAAATATGGAAAAAACTCCTAACATTGCAAGCACAAAACAACCACATAATATGTATTTACTGGAAATGGCCCAGTTCGGATTAGTGGGCCTTTTTATTTTGCTATATATTTTTTATTCACAGATCAGGTTTGCACAACGTGAAATGAATGATTTGCGCAAGAAAATAGGTATTTTTCTTCCGCTTTTTTTCATGGTGATCATGCTAAGTGATTCCTATTTATTGGGACATCATACAACAAACCTTTTTGTATTGTTCAGTGCATTCCTGTATAGGCCTTTCAATGAAAAAAGTGAATAGAATACTTGTCATTATCCGTCGCTATAATGGAGATGTACTTCTTTCCTCTCCATTGATCGATGCACTTTACA
This DNA window, taken from Sulfurovum lithotrophicum, encodes the following:
- the waaC gene encoding lipopolysaccharide heptosyltransferase I, whose protein sequence is MKVAIVKLSAMGDIIHAMAALQFMKAYDPSLRIDWIVEEVFAPILEHNPDIDHILPVNLKGLKKKRRQFLSEVQKVREYATNNYDVVIDAQGLIKSAIVSRMLGSTTGFDRHSIRESMAAFFYGKTFFIPYEMNVIERNMKLMMQAIGSSDESVSLAQKKPFLFFTEENRQKTVPFLEQEDKNIVYILGSSWESKIYPREKFLEVIKQLTGNHLLVWGNESEKKSAEYIAQHSEAKVLPEMTLNELKALIASSDLVIGGDSGPTHMAWALNRPSITLFGPTPAKRNTLETEFNRVLDCGKAIDPKRLDREDLCIADIPVDQVVILAKELCK
- a CDS encoding lipid A biosynthesis lauroyl acyltransferase translates to MKDLLYLGVFNLFKFFVWIIPDRLLVWLMRGFSYLVYIVDRKHRKIAKVNLDLAYGNTLTEAEKEHIVRECYFYLAMTLADFVKNQGISRERLLSKVTFKNSYILEDALKEGRKVILVTAHYSNWELVALSIAAKFGPLTGVGRKLDSPTMDEILNQNRQQFDIEMLDKKGAMKSMIQALKHNRMLGLLVDQNTSENEGVLIDFFGKPVRHTPSAAILSRRFDAVIIPVFITTEDHKHYELTFYDPIQTEKTEDKEGDILRSVQQQANITEEIIRKKPEEWFWLHQRWKNQFEKYYE
- a CDS encoding O-antigen ligase family protein, whose amino-acid sequence is MNILPKLKSEQLGSWLVILYAFTLPISVAINNIFAAFILLFWLLKGNYKQTWQLIKDSKVLQAFLLFFLLHIVGLLWTEDFSWGLHMIKKEWMFLFAPIIMSLVKKEHIRYYVSAFLLAMTLSEIISYLIWFKVIPPIFHASVYDPTPFIHHTSYNPLLAVAIYLMGYFILFDKTLNIKEKAVLGLFIVTMSINMFITGGRAGQVGYLVAVIILFFQYFDKNFFKALLVSFLVVGGVSLTAYFGSQIFQDRIKLAVSQIENFDSDTNSSVGLRINFAINTLEMIKEDPLIGVGTGDFKKRYEEINMEKTPNIASTKQPHNMYLLEMAQFGLVGLFILLYIFYSQIRFAQREMNDLRKKIGIFLPLFFMVIMLSDSYLLGHHTTNLFVLFSAFLYRPFNEKSE